A DNA window from Acidimicrobiia bacterium contains the following coding sequences:
- a CDS encoding AMP-binding protein, with the protein MTDRLGVWWIAEDRPDLPAVVEAPSGPRTFGELTGRAHRIVHALRAAGLRLGDSVAALLPNDTTIIEWWLACQEAGWRYVLLNTHLSADEIAGVLAGSETRALIGHEQFTEVMCELSERSGLAATAVVGTVDGMVSEEQLLDGFTNDPPEKRAVGQLYPFSSGTTGKPKGIRRPDAQGDPSERANAEAVFGKAFAFEPLSGVHLCSAGMHHGGAHAFYMGALNAGQALVILPRFDPEAVLAAIETHRVTTAYMVPTMFHRLLDLPEETKRRYDVSTLEVVAHGAAPCPKTVKQRMMDWWGPVIWETYGGMEGAATIAKPHRWLEKPGTVGRSVRGVTIEILDDDGNPLPPGEVGHIFLDMGRRTFEYVGDDAQPDPDRTDEVHRGTRFTLGDIGYLDDDGYLFISDRAKDMIITGGVNVYPLEVEEVLGDHPSVGDCAVIGLPDEEWGEIVTALVVPVDGVEPTEELADALVAYCRENLAAYKCPKAVRFRDSLPRTDTGKLFKRHLRAEYAI; encoded by the coding sequence GTGACTGATCGGCTCGGCGTGTGGTGGATCGCCGAGGACCGGCCGGATCTCCCCGCGGTCGTCGAGGCACCATCGGGCCCGCGGACATTCGGGGAGTTGACAGGACGCGCCCACCGGATCGTCCACGCCCTGCGCGCTGCCGGGCTCCGGCTGGGCGACTCCGTGGCGGCTCTGCTCCCCAACGACACCACGATCATCGAGTGGTGGCTGGCGTGCCAGGAGGCCGGCTGGCGCTACGTGCTCCTCAACACGCATCTCTCCGCCGACGAGATCGCCGGTGTACTCGCGGGCTCGGAGACCAGGGCCCTGATCGGCCACGAGCAGTTCACCGAGGTGATGTGTGAGCTGTCGGAGCGCAGCGGCCTGGCGGCAACGGCCGTCGTCGGCACGGTCGACGGAATGGTGAGTGAGGAGCAGCTCCTCGACGGCTTCACGAACGATCCGCCCGAGAAACGTGCCGTCGGGCAGCTCTATCCATTCTCCTCCGGGACGACGGGAAAGCCGAAGGGGATCCGGCGTCCCGACGCCCAGGGTGACCCGTCAGAGCGCGCCAACGCCGAAGCGGTGTTCGGGAAGGCCTTTGCCTTCGAGCCGTTGAGCGGCGTGCACCTGTGCTCTGCAGGGATGCACCACGGTGGCGCCCACGCGTTCTACATGGGCGCGCTCAACGCAGGGCAGGCCCTCGTGATCCTCCCGCGTTTCGATCCCGAAGCCGTGCTGGCCGCCATCGAGACACACCGTGTCACGACCGCCTACATGGTGCCGACGATGTTCCACCGCCTGCTCGATCTCCCCGAGGAGACGAAGCGGCGCTACGACGTGTCCACTCTCGAGGTCGTGGCGCACGGAGCGGCCCCGTGCCCGAAGACGGTCAAGCAGCGGATGATGGACTGGTGGGGACCCGTCATCTGGGAGACCTACGGGGGGATGGAGGGTGCGGCAACGATCGCCAAACCGCACCGATGGCTGGAGAAGCCCGGCACGGTGGGCCGGAGCGTCCGGGGCGTCACGATCGAGATCCTCGACGACGACGGGAATCCGCTTCCACCCGGCGAGGTGGGCCACATCTTCCTCGACATGGGTCGGCGCACCTTCGAGTACGTGGGTGACGACGCGCAGCCCGACCCCGACCGGACCGACGAGGTGCACCGGGGCACACGGTTCACCCTGGGTGACATCGGGTATCTCGACGACGACGGCTATCTGTTCATCTCCGACCGTGCCAAGGACATGATCATCACGGGCGGTGTCAACGTGTACCCGCTCGAGGTGGAAGAGGTCCTCGGCGACCACCCGTCGGTGGGTGACTGCGCCGTGATCGGCCTTCCCGACGAGGAGTGGGGGGAGATCGTCACGGCCCTGGTGGTCCCCGTCGACGGTGTCGAGCCGACCGAGGAACTCGCTGACGCACTGGTCGCGTACTGTCGCGAGAACCTCGCCGCGTACAAGTGCCCGAAGGCCGTACGCTTCCGTGACTCACTACCCCGGACGGACACCGGGAAGCTGTTCAAGCGGCACCTTCGTGCCGAGTACGCGATCTGA
- a CDS encoding TetR family transcriptional regulator produces MTDEGNGLRARKKRATARRIETVALGLFESDGFDATTVEAIASAADIAPRTFFHYFPTKEDVVLADYEDRLVRVVETLEAQPPDVPAWSALAAAFRAVAADYETARDDLIRRFRVMATTGSVFARSLQLQAGWEDAVADVLTRRMEKRPGQPDPRLLAAAGVAAMRSALSRWLSADAAESLPDLVQNCFRALGQGLDQPP; encoded by the coding sequence GTGACCGACGAGGGGAACGGGCTACGCGCCCGCAAGAAACGTGCCACGGCCCGGCGCATCGAGACGGTCGCCCTCGGCCTCTTCGAGAGCGACGGCTTCGACGCCACGACCGTGGAGGCCATTGCCTCCGCGGCCGACATCGCGCCCCGGACCTTCTTCCACTACTTCCCCACGAAGGAGGACGTCGTTCTGGCCGACTACGAGGACCGACTCGTGCGGGTCGTCGAGACGCTCGAGGCGCAACCCCCCGACGTGCCCGCGTGGTCCGCCCTCGCCGCTGCATTCCGTGCCGTTGCCGCCGACTACGAGACCGCCCGCGACGACCTGATCCGACGGTTCCGGGTCATGGCCACCACGGGCTCCGTGTTCGCCCGGAGTCTCCAGCTCCAAGCGGGCTGGGAGGACGCCGTCGCCGATGTGCTCACCCGACGGATGGAGAAGCGCCCCGGACAGCCCGATCCCCGCCTGCTCGCAGCGGCTGGGGTGGCTGCGATGCGCTCCGCGCTCAGCCGGTGGCTCTCGGCCGACGCCGCCGAGAGCCTCCCCGATCTCGTCCAGAACTGCTTTCGCGCTCTCGGACAGGGACTCGATCAGCCACCGTGA